The Cervus canadensis isolate Bull #8, Minnesota chromosome X, ASM1932006v1, whole genome shotgun sequence genome contains the following window.
gaagcagtaaaaaaaaaaaaaagaaagaaagaaaaaaagaaaatctgctttctcttctgcaacacaaattaatacattttaaaaaaactacacTAGTGGTTGACAACGAATTGTTATTTTGCCTCAAACAGAAGGATAGTTCTAACAGCAATGATGAGGTTTGAGAGGATGTGATCACATATCACAAACCAATTAAACCATCTCTTTCGCCTTTAGGTTGCATCTAACTATCCTAGACAATTGATCTGCCTGGGTTTCATAAAATCTCTCTTTTAGGAGAgtcttcatcttttcttcttaacatatttcagtgttttttaatctttctataaaaatgatgttcttatttttatttaacctcCAGTCCACCTACTGTAGCTTAATGTTACCATCTTTTATCTATCTCTAGCCTTTTATCCTGCACTAGTACTGAGAGGCAGTGTAGCACAACAAGATGGTTTTTGGAGTCAGACATGCCCACATTAAAATCCATCACTTTATAGGTGTGTGATGTTGAGCAAGTTACTACTGAggttcaatttcctcatctgtaaatgagcACCCTCTTCAACCTCATGTGAAGATCAAATTACATAATATGTTATTTGTAGGGTTATGGGGTAAGATGAGGCACGGTATTTGGCACCcaaaaagtgctcaataaatagtagtTATTTATCTGATTAGGTGCACAGATCTGACTCAATTCATAAACTTTAAGAGTGGGGAAGCAAACTTCCTGGATTTCAACAcaagttccctggtagctcagtggtaaagaatccgcctgccaatgcaggagacagaagagacgtgGGTGTGAtctctgtgtcgggaagatcacctggagaagggaatggcaacccattccagtattcttgcctgggaaatcccaaggacagaggagcctggtgggctacagttcatggggttgcaaaagaattggacatcacttagtgactaaataacaacagtgtCATAAACATACTAGGCACAGAGGCTCAAATTTTGTTGACTTATTTTTCCCCTGAAGTGAAATGAACAGCCCTCACCTATTTGCAAGATATCACATACTTAGCTCAAAGGTGACAAAATCGATCCATCCTCTGATGTCTCCAAATATGCAGATAGATACCTCGCTTAGTCTAGATGTTTTGGCAAGGCAAAGACACAACATGAAAAGCTTaggctttctgtttctatgaggttttgtttctatgaatattttacatttgatTATTGTCTTGGGCGCCCAGAATGGGAGTGACTCAATCAAACGCCTTCTCATCCATCCAAGCATTCTtcgagaaaattttaaaagaatactaaCAACTATCTAATTATATACCTGAACAAAATCTTTCAACTTGTGACCAAGTATACTACCTGTCCTGTTTATCTGTAAGATCTATGCTAACTACAGATATATTTCTAATCTGCTTTGTTCCCAAGCCAATCCCCTTTCCCAATATTACCCACCGGTGCAAGTTCCAGACCACAATGAACATCTGTGAACCAGTGAGGTGTTggttaggattttatttttttgcttttaaaggtTTTTACGGGGCTAGGAAGGAAAGTTGAGGGACACGCATGGGGATATATAGAGTCGATTGGGCTGGAATGTCTGTCAGTAAGGAAAGAGTGTGTCTCTTTTACCATAATCTTGGAAAAAAGATTATGTGCGTGTTCAAATGGAGTCACTGCAGCATGGCCCGTTCCCCGACTGATTCATAAGCGGCGATCTCAGGTGTGGAGTTCCAAGCACCTGCTTGATCACACTCCGGCAGTTCAGAACCCAGCGTATTTGAGGCCGGTGGCTCAGGTTCCACTTAATTTGGCTCAGGTGTCACTAACACTATTTGCAGTGCCCGTCACTGAGTCGTATTTTGGGACTTGGATACTTACTTCGGACTTTCTTGTTTCTCTCCGCTTCCTTCCCATTAGTTTCCCTTTCGCTCCTCCGTCCCCGGGGTGcccacttccttcctttcctcccattCTCcgctttcttcttcttccttcctacTGGGCTTTCCGTCTCTCCTCCTCGGAGGGCCGCCGGGCTCGAGGCTGAGGCTCGACTCCGAGGAGGAGGAGGCGCGAGGCCGGCGGGACAAGCGCGAGGTGCCGAGCCGCGAAAGCGCGGGGCGCGCGCCGGGGCGGGGGCGCGCGCGGGCTGGCCGCGTGGCCGGGCGGCCGGAGCAGGGAGCGGCGCGCGCGCGCGTGGCCCGCGAGCCCCTGGCGCGCCCCCGGCGGCCGGGGCCGCAGCGTGCTCGCCCCCGCCGCCAGCTCGCCTCACTTATGGGTCGGAAGCGCTGCGTGGGGGAGACTGTTCCAAGATGGCGGCGGGTTGCTGCGGGGTGAAGAAGCAGAAACTGTCCAGTTCGCCCCCCTCTGGCTCGGGTGGCGGTGGTggcgcctcctcctcctcccactgcaGCGGAGAGAGCCAGTGCCGAGCCGGGGAGCTGGGACTAGGAGGCGCCGGTACGCGGCTCAACGGGCTAGGAGGTCTAGCCGGAGGAGGTAGCGGCAGCGGCTGTACCCTCTCTCCCCCCCagggctgcggcggcggcggcgggggcatCTCCCTGTCGCCCCCTCCGAGCTGCGGAGTGGGGACCCTACTTTCTACCCCGGCCGCCGCCACCTCTCCCTCGCCCTCCTTGTCGTCCGCCGCCTCGTCCTCATCGCCCGGCTCCCGGAAGATGGTGGTGTCAGCGGAGATGTGCTGCTTTTGCTTCGATGTGCTCTACTGTCACCTGTACGGATACCAGCAGCCCCGGACCCCCCGGTTCACCAACGAGCCCTAGTGAGTACCGTGCCCTCCGTCGCCCTCTCCCTTGCGCTCGGGATGGGGCTCAGAGTTGAGGCAAAGTACGAGTCCGCCTCCCCGCCGGCcgctgcccctgcccctctggcTGCCCCGAGTCCCTGGAGCCACTCTCCCTGAGTAAGGGCACCCCGCACTTTCTGCCCTCTGAGGCAAGCGCCCCACACTTGGAGAGGGGTGCTACTGCGAGAGATGGCTCGCTGACTCCCAGAGGTGTTCGCTTTCTCTTTGAGATAACTTCGAGGAGTTTTGACGCTCTCCTTCGCCACCCCGGGTCCCCATCTCCCGGGTTTGGGAGCTCTGGATCCCTCACGGTGTTGACCTCTCCTGGATTGGGTTTCCTTGACCCCCACTGAAAGTCCCGCCGGTGTTCCCGCCCCGCGTACCATGCACATGGAGCGTTACTATCCCATTGCAGCGTAAAAAATAGCAACTATCCAACTTCTGTTCTGCCAGTGATGGAACTTAGCTCCGGAGCCTATGAGCTTACCCATCTTTTTCCTTCGGGTTTTCttgtgtcctggggagggaggaggtttTTTGTCAAAACACATGTTCCCTTAGTACCTATTTTTATCCGAACTTACCCATTAAAATGTGTTTCTAGTGAAGCGCACCGCCGGCTCTCTCACATTTAAAGagtgagatctttttttttttttttttttaattccaccgTCTGGGTAATAGCTCATTCAAAGAGAGCTGTCCCCATAGAGCCACTGTCAGTTTGTACATTACGCGTGCACTCGCTTTTGTGTCGATTTCACTTTTAAGAAACCCATGTTAGGCTTGACGATTCGGAACATAGTTAAACAATAAGTGTGTAGGAATTTCTATGGTTTCCCCCggttttgtacttttattttaccCTTCAAGTGTGTGGttgaaattgtttaaaataacACTGTTACAGCTAAAAGCCAGGTTAATTCTAATCCCTGTCCATTTGGATGTGTGGGAGATGGGGCacatgttgtttttttaatgtgtacaCTTGAGTGTAAACTGACTTTTTGAGTTAAATGCTCAAGACGGAATGTAAAGCCCAAGGAAGGGCAGAATGACAAAGAGGGTGATTGTTTTTCTTATGAGTACTTAGCatcaatgggaaaaataatagagaaaaatttcAGTGAAACTTATACTGAAAAGCATCAACCCTTTTTCTGGTTAAGACAAGTGCCCCTTGTCCCCATACCGTAAGTACCTAAATTGATGTTCTTTTAAAActgcttcttttcattttgtgagaTTAGGGGATTAACTGCGACTGGATAGTATAAACACTCTGCCTAgtctaaaaatattcatttaatatgTAAAGTGGAAATTGCAATAAAATATCCTGGAAATTGTAAATtcgttttgtttttctttggctttgatacttgaaatgtatttcatttgtatttttgccactttTCTGTGGTCTGTGCATTTTCTTTCAGACCTGGTTCCTCTTTGGGCATTGGTCATAAGAAATGCGTGAAAGAGCATAGAGACTGACACTTGGTCAAATTACATATCTTGATAACTTTCATAGTTTTAACTCTAGAAGCTTAAATCCTAAACCCACACCTGTACTTAGCCAATTTGCTTTTTGGTTAAAAAGTagaattcattttgaaaaagacTGCCATGTAAAAAAAAGTCTATGAAATATTAGGTTGAGTCACTTATTTGTGACTTTTCTGCCTTCTCTTGGATGTCTATGATGTATTAAAGCCAGTCCAGGGATGATACATAGGTTGGCTCAGCAAAGTCATGGGACTGCAAAAATTCACTCCTGTTTAGTTATATGAGTTTGGCAAAGGCTGTTTTACTATTCACGCTCCATTGCTCCAAAGCATATGCGAACACACTTTCAGGAGgtgctattttcacacgttttaaagTGAGTTTGGGTTAACTGAATGACTGtaacaagaattttaaaaggaaagtgagCTTGACCAGCTCATACAGAAACTGCTCTTGAAAGTGTCATTTAAGAGTGGCTCCTTTGCACACATAGTTAAGTATTATTTCTCTAATACCCCACCcactggatttctttttcttggaattaaacagaaaaaataagacaCCCTTTGACAACTGTGGATATGTTGCAACAATGGTGAAAGAATAATAACTATTATCATTTAGCAGGCCTTGACTGTGTCATGTATTCCACCAAACAGACAAATTTAGAAGAGACACTGAACATGACCAAGGGGAGAATGGAAGTTCACTTAAGTGGAAAGAGGAgtgtatctttattttcatttatcttaaagTCATTTTGGAGGTGGACTATGGAAAAATTTAGGAAAACTTCTTCAAAGCAGGGTTTGATCATGGGCGTGAAATAACTGGAATCACTTGACAGTGCCTCGGTAACCAGCacccattttctttctgttttacatatttaatagCATTGTGTACTTGTTAGTGTGGCTTGGTGCTGGGGGCCATAAGACATCAATAGATACATTGCTCCCCCACCTCAGAGTTATTAGTATCATGGTGTTATGAGCAGTGCTGTTTAGGTCCTGTCTCTGTCCACCAGAAGATGTGCTTTCCGATGGTGGCACATTCTCCTATGGGAAAGCAACTGTTTTCATCCCTTCCCAGGACCTTTCTGCCAAAATGTCTGTCACTGGTGAAATCTGCCTTTTATGGGCTTAGAATTTCCGGTTTCATCAGTGACCCTTCCACTCCAGTAGGTTATTAGAAATTTCCATGATCTATCAGTTTCAGGTTTGGTGGGGAGGATGTCACTATAGGAACAGGCTGTGTGGAtacagattcttcactgttgcTGCTGTTTCCTTGATTACCTACCTCATTACAAAGAAGGAGCAGTAGCTGGGGCTTGGGAGGAGAATGGAAATCTGTTCAGTGGAGGACAGGTAACATTTGTGTTCAGagtgaggaatgaatgaatgaatccttgGTCTCAGTTGTACAGCCACATGTGCCCAGAGAACTAAGGTTCAAAAcatgatttaaagaaaacatgaCTTTAGGTGCATTTTACGATTCACAATCAGAGCTTTAGATTTATAGATGGGAACGTTATAAGGGATCCACTGTGCCAGGTGTTGAGCCGGTTCTACTCCAGAACTGTCCTTCTCAACTTTGGCTGCACATTGGAATCACTGACGAATTACTAAAAAGACAGATGCCTGGGTCCcaaccccagagattctgatttaattggtcttggATAAGGCCTGGGCATCAGGATTTTTAGAATCTCTCCAGGTGATTTTTTGACATGCAGCTGAGGCGGAGGACCAGTATGTTGTATTCGACTAGGCCTTTCTCCTGAGATTGTGATTAATTTGGTGTGAGGTGGTTCCTGGGTACTTGGATTTTATGAGCCTTCTGAGTAATTTTTGGTAAACAGCTGGTTTGGGAAAACATTTGCAGTGTGGTCTGCAGACACATCACCTGGAACTTGTTCGAAATGTAGGCTCACATACCCCATCTCAGACCTGCCGAATttgaatctacattttaacagGCTTCCCCAGGTGACTCTTAGGCACATGGAAAAGTTTGGGGAggtgtggttctcaaactttacttCATAAGCTCCTGTAGTgcttgttaaaacacaaattGTTGGGCCCcattcccagagtttctgattcagtcgGTCTGGGGTGGGGCCGTGAATTTGCATTTCAACCAAGCTCCCTGGTGATGCTGCTGCTACAGGTCCCAGGACCACACGTTGAGCCCCACTGGTTCGGACAGCAGTGAAGACCTGAATAAAGTACTTGAGCAATTGTAAGGGAATGGCACTTTTCACGTCAACTTCCAATAGAAAACTTCCTGCTTCCATGCCAATATCCTTTATCATGTTCTTTCTAACTTACACCAGGGAGACCGAATGCTGCCAAGATCATAATAAGAGTCTGAGGTTCTTGGGATGGTTTCAGTCCGAGGTGAGATTGGGGGGAGGAATCCCTTACCTGGAAACCTGCAGTATGATTTTAGGgtgtttttttcccagaaattgtTAAATGTGaggacattttaggaataaaagCAGCTCAGATATGATATCTTTAAGTGA
Protein-coding sequences here:
- the AMMECR1 gene encoding AMME syndrome candidate gene 1 protein isoform X2, with the protein product MAAGCCGVKKQKLSSSPPSGSGGGGGASSSSHCSGESQCRAGELGLGGAGTRLNGLGGLAGGGSGSGCTLSPPQGCGGGGGGISLSPPPSCGVGTLLSTPAAATSPSPSLSSAASSSSPGSRKMVVSAEMCCFCFDVLYCHLYGYQQPRTPRFTNEPYALKDSRFPPMTRDELPRLFCSVSLLTNFEDVCDYLDWEVGVHGIRIEFINEKGSKRTATYLPEVAKEQGWDHIQTIDSLLRKGGYKAPITNEFRKTIKLTRYRSEKMTLSYAEYLAHRQHHHFQNGIGHPLPPYNHYS